From Panthera tigris isolate Pti1 chromosome B4, P.tigris_Pti1_mat1.1, whole genome shotgun sequence:
GAGGCCCTGATGGGGCTGTCGGTGCGCGAGCTGAACCGGCACCTGCGCGGGCTCTCGGCCGAGGAGGTGACGCGGCTCAAGCAGCGACGTCGCACGCTCAAGAACCGCGGCTACGCGGCCAGCTGCCGCGTGAAGCGCGTGTGCCAGAAGGAGGAGCTGCAGAAGCAGAAGTCGGAGCTGGAGCGCGAGGTGGACAAGCTGGCGCGCGAGAACGCGGCCATGCGCCTGGAGCTCGACGCGCTGCGCGGCAAGTGCGAGGCGCTGCAGGGCTTCGCGCGCTCGGTGGCCGCCACCCGCGGCCCGGCCGCGCTCGTGGCGCCAGCCAGCGTCATCACCATTGTCAAGTCGGCCCCCGGCCCGGGCCccgcctccgcccccgcccccggccccgcccccgccgcctgcTCCTAGTGCCCGCCCCGCCCGGCCACGCCCATTCCAGGCCACGCCCCTCCGACCCCCGCTTCCTTCCCAAAGTGCCTAAGCGTGGCCTCTGTCCCTTGGTGCCATTTCTCTGCAGCCACCAGCTCTTGTGGTGACCACATGTTCCCTCCCGAGCCTGCTATCTTCCTCGTTGTAGCCCCTATAACCGGGACCCAATAGGTGGCCCTGGGGTGGGGCACCTTTGGGGAGAATGGTAGGGTGGGGTTGGCGCCTGGGGTCTCTTTTGGCGGAGAGTCCTGCCTTCTTGGACTGGGAGGATGGAATACAGAGCAGATTAGAGAAGGGCTGTCGGGAAGAAGAGGGCCACCCCTCATTGTGTAACCTGTTGGCTCAGATCGTGCCacagccccgcctccccccaggATTTAGGAACACGTCCTCTCCCGGGGCTGAGAAGTGAAGGTCAGTTAACAGATGGGGACACCGTCCTCCAGCAGACATGCCAGTGCCCAAGGCCATCTGTGCTTGGTGGTTGAGCTGGGAAAGCTAGGCTTTCTTACTGCTGCCCCGAGATTCCAGCCTGGGGATCCCGCCGGGGGTTGGCAGGGGGCTTGTGGACACGGACTGGAAAGGGTGATGGAAGGGCCTCCCTGACCCGGGAGCCGCCTCTGTGAGTTAGGGGAAGAGAAGTAGAAGGCCAGAGAAGGTGATACAGATGGAAGAGATCGAAGGAGCTGGCCAGCCAAAGAGAAAGGGGACCAAGGAGGTGACCACCCACTGTGGCAGGTGGGAAGACAGATGCTCAAGTCCtgcagccaggggtgggggtcctGAGAAGGGAAgggtcccacccctccccctgggaATGTCCACCGTGGCTTAGGGGCTGGCCACTGTCGTTGATTGCCATTCTCCTGGgaagcccagccccagccccaaccctccctgcgcctccctctccccccctccccgccccacaaTACGGTTGTTCCTCCCCGCTGTTTATTTATTGCACGAATCTAAGTTATTCTCCCCAGCCAGAAACCTAGCACCCACTCCCTGGGAAAAGCGGTGTGTGGCCCTGCGCtggactttatattttatatctgcaaataaatcacattttatcttatatttaggGAAAGCCGGATGGCAACgaccaaaaaatgttaaaaaaaaaaaaaaaacacaacgcAAAAAATTCGCCCGGCccctagaatttatttattttctgacttaCAGTAAGCGACTTATCCGCCTTCTGTATTTTGTAGACTTTCTGAATAAAGTCGAGTTCTCTTTTTCCACGGAGAAGTATACGTCTCTGGGCTAtggtcttttgggggagggggtggtgggagaggttCCGAACGAGGGGCCTAAGCTGGAGTCCAGCTTTCAACCCCAGCCGGGACCCTCTGCTCCAACGCGCAAGTGAAGAAACTGCGCCATCAGCCCTCGCTCGCTCACTAGCACTGGGAGCTCAGAGGGCGGGCGGATGCCAAAACCTTGGTTCTTCCGTCTGGTTGCCTGGAGCCTCCCAGGGGAAGAAAATACCAGGAGGACAATGAAATGTAGGGTTAAATTCCCTGGCATCCCTTCAGTGAATAAACAGTCCCGCCCAGAGGAAAATTCCCGGATTTAAGAGTAATCTTTCCAGCACTTTCCCACCGAGGTCTGATTTTCTACAgccaagtagaaaatattttccccatgttCCGGAAGGCACAGGGGGGCCGAGAGAGAAGTGGCTTCTTCAGTCCCAGCCTGCAGGCCGAAAAGGCAACCCTGTGTCTCGTCTTGGGCTCCCAACTCGCTGTCGTTAATTTCAACCCAATCCACCTGCCTTTCGGGGTCACCCTGAGAAGGAGGGGTCAGGGAGACCGGGGTTTAAACCCGCGTGACCTTTGGTGACTTACTTAGCTTCTTGCAGCCTGGGTTTGCCCACGGGCAGGATGAAGGCACCCGAGGGGGCTGCAGGCTGGAACATGCAGAGCAGACGTCTCCAGCGGCACAGACAGCTGCAGCGAGGAGGGTTTCTGTCCACACGGATGGCAGGGCTGGGCTCGGGGAAGGACACGTCTGGGGGAGCTGCCCGCTTTGAAAGTCGGGGAGGGGCCGAACCACACGGGTTGGCTCCAACCTCGGGCCTTTCTCCCCCTCTCAGGTTGAGGCCCTCGATCCTGATCCCTGACCCCCGGGATGCCGAGCTCAGGCCTGCGAAAGGGCAGCAGGAAGCCAGGGGCTGGGACAAGGGGAGGTTAGTGGCTGGCTGGGAAGTCCCCCCACCCACGCCGCATTCCTGAGCGCTCCTGTCAGCAGGTCAGCTCCTCCTCCCCAAAGGCTGGTGGTGCCCCGTGAGGCTAGGCACCCGGCCTGGTAGCCCAATGCCCAGCGGGCCCTGCTCCGGGCCTCCTTACCCCGAGGGGGAGGTACCTAGGGTCCCGCGGTGGAGGGTGGgctcagggaggcaggaagatAGCCTGGGAAGAACAGCTGCCCTGGAAATCCCTTCAACCCCTGGGGGGAACCTGCAGGAATGGGGCTGCCAGCGTttgggccccccccccctttgctggCTGACAGAAGGGGGAGCTTCTGCACGCACCAGCcctgtggggtggaggggggggccCCTTGGGACCAAAGCTGCCACCGTGTCCCAccggctggaggaggaggagacacttGGTCCGGTGGGAGCCCGGACCCCAGTGTCAGCCTCTGGCAACgtgggctttttttccccccattaccTACACGTCACATCCCGTCTCCTAGGATACCCCTGCCCACGACCACTCGGCCCACCCCCAAGCACGAACACGGAGGccgggaagaggaagggaaaaaaaaaacctcacccaCAGGCAGAAGAGATTTCAATACAATCTATATTATCTCATATATAGATCTCTCACTTTATTTGCTCACTTCTGTCACGCATTTAAAATGTCAGAGACCAAAATAGAGCGGCTTTCTGGTGGAACTCATGGCAGTCATACACGAGATACAAAACTAGGGGACTCTGTCCTCTCATACATCATACAATTAATTTTTCAAGTATCTTTTATGTACAAAGAGCTACtctattggggaaaaaaaattaaaaacaaaaacaaaaacaaaaacaaaaaagacaggtAGGTTATGCATCCTAGGAAGGAGGGGTGGAGTGGGCGGGCCCGCATTCCTAGGCCCTCATCTCCCCGGGGGGCCGCTAGCTCCTTGCCGCTGAGTCCCCCTCCGTGTCCCCCCACGGACCATGCCAGCCGGCCAGTGCCAGGGCGGGCAGAGACCGAGGGGGCAGGGAGTCGGCAGGGAGTTTGGCCtggagggagagtcagagaaacaGATTCGCGAAAgcagaggtgggagtgggggaggagactCTCCTCAGACAGCCCGCTCCCACTCGCTGCCTTCCTGGGCACTTTGGTCCCAGCGAGCCAGGCCCACCAGACAGGGCCCGAGAGCTGGCCTCCGGGACCCTTGCACGCAGGCCTCTGTGACCTGGGGGCCGGCTGGGTCACAAGGGCCAAAGGAAGCCTGGAAAGACGGCTGTCgtggaccccacccccacccccatcccagcagACCCTTGGCACAGTTCATTCCAGTAATGAACGAAAAGGAAGAGACTCCACGGTGAAGTTCTGGTGCCACAGGGCAGGGCCCTCCTCACCCTGTCACCTTCTCCAGGCTGTTACAGCCCAAACCCCAGCGCCCTCTGGGTGTCAAAGGACAGAAGGCTCCGCCTGTATGATCGTTACATCGTTATCTGTCCAGAGGCTCTTCCGAAGAAAGACAGTGGCCGGCATCAGCCCTGCCTgcctggcggggcggggggggggggggggggtccggcCCTAGGAGGCTCCAGGTGTATGGGCGCGGAGGTGAGCGAGGGGAGGGGACCGGTGATCCTGGCCACCCCTAAGGCCCGTCCGAGGGTGCGTGGCCCAGCACTGCAGGATCCTGAGCGCCAGTAGCTTGATAGGGCGCCCCCAGGGGCTGTCTGCGGCCAGACAGACTGAGGGCCTAGGAAGGGGGAGCTTTCGTATGTGACTAAGGCACAGAAGAGATGGGCCGAGGGGCCAGCCGAGGCAGGACACCAGGCCCTGTGTGGATACGGCGCCAGGAAGAGTCTGGGGTTACCACTCCCACTTCCCAGCTCCCTGCTGCATGCCCCATCCTTCCGTCCTCCCTCCCACAGGACCGTGTTCCTCCAGAAGCTGGTCTGAGATGTGGAAACTCAGACCCTCCCCCTGAGGTGGGAAGGAGAAGCCCTAGGGAGAGGCCAGGACCCTGTGGAGGTTCTCACTGCTCAGCCCGCGAAGGAGGGTTGGGAGCCGCCGACCCTTTGAGCAGCCGGGAAGCAAGGGCCCTGCCCAAAATGCTCTCAAGAAGACAGACCCCAAGCGCTAGGGCAGCTGGGCTGCTGGCTGCCCTCAGCAGGCCAGGAGGAAGGGGCACGAGGCAGGCAGGAGGGGCCGCCACGGAGAGGGCACCCAGGGGCCCAGAGACCCCTGCTTGGAGAGGTCTCGTCAACAGAGGAGGGGCCCAGGTGCACCTGAGCGCCCTTCTGACGTGGGCCATGTGGCTCTTGGTGTCGCTCTGGTCCTTGCAGCATGCCAGGCAGGCCCTGGGTCAGGAGAGGCCACCGGGAGCATCTgggttccctcctccccctcctgcctgAGGTGAGGCTAATCTAGCAAGGACAgagggcacaggggagggagcaggcagGAAAGAGCCCAGGTCAGAGTATTGCACGGTGTTGGGGGCAGGGCTGGAAGTCTCGCGGGGGAGCGCGTGACCCGCGTCGGGGCTGAGAGGGCTGCGGCCGCCGGTCCACCATGGCCGCGGCTGTTCCCCACGTGCCGCCGCCACAGGACGAGCCACGGGGGCATGGGAGTCGCTCCTCGCATCCTCTGTCCCTCGCCCAGCAGCGCGGGGGTGGCCTTGTATAAATATTCCTGAAGGCTCGTCGTGAGCCTGGGCTGTCCCCTGGGCAGACAGCTTCTGGCTGTTCTTTTGGAAGCGACATGTGAGTGTTTCTGGTCCAATAAATTAACGGGCGACGCCAGAGCTGTGCCAGCCTGCCTCCCGGCCCGGGCGTGAGGCCGGAGGGGAGCACAGCCTGCCCTGAGCCGAGGCGCCAGTCCTCCCCACCAGCAGCCGCGCCTAGAACTCGTCGTCAGAGCTAAGCAGGAGAGTCTTCTCGTTGTCGCGGGCGCCA
This genomic window contains:
- the MAFF gene encoding transcription factor MafF, with the translated sequence MSVDPLSSKALKIKRELSENTPHLSDEALMGLSVRELNRHLRGLSAEEVTRLKQRRRTLKNRGYAASCRVKRVCQKEELQKQKSELEREVDKLARENAAMRLELDALRGKCEALQGFARSVAATRGPAALVAPASVITIVKSAPGPGPASAPAPGPAPAACS